In a single window of the Carnobacterium gallinarum DSM 4847 genome:
- a CDS encoding ABC transporter ATP-binding protein produces the protein MDSIKRLGSYVKPYKTGFIVALLLTVVCMFTNALQPFIMGLVLTEIGHNVADIANGVAGAAINFPFILKIIVLMLVIALIYQITMYSSAWIMTNVVQNTMRDLRADIDNKINRLPVSYFDKNQQGNILSRVTNDVDAISNAMQQSLIQIVNSVLGITFAIGMMLYISIPLAIILILTIPASIIISKIIVNRSQPYFKGQQKSLGELNGYVQESFSGFSVIKLYGKEEDTLNEFKEINHRLAGFGFKAAFVSGIMMPLVGLVSNFAYIGVAVFGGYAVIQGALTLGNLQAFTQYVWQINQPISQITQLSGVLQSAAAATGRVFEILDEPEEKPDQIQRPLPEKVEGNVSFEHVRFGYTKDKPLIKDLNVEVKSGQMVAIVGPTGAGKTTLINLLMRFYDVDQGAIKIDGIDTKEMSRGDVRSQFGMVLQDAWLYNATISDNIRFGKLDATEYEVVDAAKTANVDHFIRTLPNGYDMVLNQEASNISLGQKQLLTIARAIISDPKILILDEATSSVDTRLEALIQKAMKRVMEGRTSFVIAHRLSTIRDADLILVMDQGEIIEQGTHDGLLAKGGFYEKLYNSQFSEEAE, from the coding sequence ATGGATTCAATTAAACGTTTAGGTTCTTATGTAAAGCCTTATAAAACGGGTTTTATTGTGGCGCTGTTACTAACAGTCGTTTGTATGTTTACAAATGCGTTACAGCCTTTTATCATGGGATTAGTGCTTACTGAAATTGGGCACAATGTTGCAGATATAGCCAATGGTGTGGCTGGTGCTGCGATTAATTTTCCATTTATCTTAAAAATTATTGTATTGATGTTAGTCATTGCATTGATTTATCAAATTACAATGTATTCTTCAGCATGGATTATGACCAATGTAGTTCAAAATACGATGCGGGATTTAAGAGCAGATATTGATAATAAAATTAATCGTTTACCTGTCTCTTATTTTGATAAGAACCAACAAGGCAATATTTTAAGTCGTGTGACAAATGATGTAGATGCAATTAGTAACGCGATGCAACAAAGTTTAATTCAAATTGTAAACTCGGTTTTAGGAATTACATTTGCTATCGGAATGATGCTGTATATCTCTATTCCATTAGCGATTATCTTGATTTTAACTATCCCAGCGTCTATTATTATTTCAAAAATCATTGTAAATCGTTCGCAACCTTATTTTAAAGGTCAACAAAAATCATTAGGTGAGCTAAATGGATATGTTCAAGAAAGTTTTAGCGGATTTTCTGTTATTAAACTGTATGGTAAAGAAGAAGATACGTTAAACGAATTTAAAGAAATTAATCATCGTTTAGCCGGATTTGGTTTTAAAGCGGCTTTTGTTTCAGGGATTATGATGCCGCTAGTTGGATTAGTATCTAATTTTGCTTACATTGGCGTGGCTGTTTTTGGTGGATATGCTGTTATTCAAGGTGCATTAACTTTAGGGAATTTACAGGCTTTCACGCAATACGTATGGCAGATTAATCAACCAATTTCACAAATTACTCAACTTTCAGGTGTCTTACAAAGTGCAGCAGCTGCAACAGGTCGTGTTTTTGAAATTTTAGATGAACCTGAAGAAAAACCCGATCAAATTCAACGTCCTTTACCTGAAAAGGTTGAAGGGAATGTATCGTTTGAACACGTTCGTTTTGGTTATACAAAAGATAAACCATTAATTAAGGACTTAAATGTAGAAGTTAAAAGTGGTCAAATGGTTGCGATTGTTGGACCAACTGGAGCAGGTAAAACAACGTTAATCAACTTATTAATGCGTTTCTATGACGTGGATCAAGGTGCAATTAAAATTGATGGCATTGATACGAAGGAAATGTCTCGTGGGGATGTTCGTTCACAATTTGGAATGGTGTTACAAGATGCGTGGTTATATAATGCAACCATTTCGGACAATATTCGTTTTGGGAAGTTGGATGCAACTGAATATGAAGTTGTTGATGCAGCCAAAACAGCCAATGTGGATCATTTTATTCGGACATTGCCAAATGGCTATGATATGGTTCTAAATCAAGAAGCTTCTAATATTTCATTAGGGCAAAAACAATTACTCACCATTGCACGAGCGATTATTTCTGATCCTAAAATTTTAATCTTAGATGAAGCAACTAGTTCAGTGGATACACGTTTAGAAGCGTTAATCCAAAAAGCCATGAAACGAGTGATGGAAGGGCGCACGAGCTTTGTAATTGCCCATCGTCTATCAACAATTCGGGATGCTGACTTGATTTTGGTAATGGATCAAGGAGAAATTATTGAACAAGGAACTCATGATGGCTTATTAGCTAAAGGCGGATTTTATGAAAAATTGTACAATAGTCAATTTAGCGAAGAAGCTGAATAA
- a CDS encoding Cof-type HAD-IIB family hydrolase codes for MKKKMIFFDIDGTLLNEEKQVLPSTKAALNQLKANGHEVAIATGRNLFLARDVIEELDFMNYIVCNGAAGYFHHELVFENSLNPTEFKQLLATADQNEHQLVYQSPELLRRRDQQADYRMEEAMRSIDFGVPEFDREFYQTNTLYQSLLFYPVEDQAIYENGQFPQFRFVRWHDFAVDVLPHNGSKANTALIMAKEKGFAVEDTLAFGDGLNDLELLTSVGTGVAMGNALEEVKLRANKVTANCNEDGIALALQELNLI; via the coding sequence ATGAAAAAAAAGATGATTTTCTTTGATATTGATGGAACGTTGCTAAATGAAGAGAAGCAAGTTTTACCCAGTACAAAAGCGGCTTTAAATCAATTAAAGGCGAATGGGCATGAAGTGGCAATTGCCACAGGGCGTAATTTATTTTTAGCTCGAGATGTGATTGAAGAATTAGATTTTATGAATTACATTGTCTGCAATGGAGCGGCGGGTTATTTTCATCACGAATTAGTTTTTGAAAACAGCCTAAATCCTACTGAGTTTAAACAGCTGCTCGCTACAGCTGATCAGAACGAACATCAACTCGTCTATCAATCACCTGAGTTGTTAAGAAGACGTGATCAACAAGCGGACTATCGTATGGAGGAAGCAATGCGAAGTATTGATTTTGGAGTTCCTGAATTTGACCGTGAATTTTACCAAACAAATACGTTGTATCAAAGCTTACTTTTCTATCCTGTTGAAGATCAAGCAATCTATGAAAATGGACAATTTCCTCAATTTCGTTTTGTTCGTTGGCATGATTTTGCTGTAGATGTACTGCCCCACAATGGCTCTAAGGCAAACACTGCATTAATCATGGCGAAAGAAAAAGGTTTTGCCGTTGAAGATACCCTTGCGTTTGGTGATGGATTGAATGATTTAGAATTATTAACAAGTGTTGGTACAGGTGTTGCGATGGGAAATGCATTAGAAGAAGTCAAATTACGGGCAAACAAAGTTACTGCTAACTGCAATGAAGATGGTATTGCTTTGGCCTTACAAGAGCTTAATTTAATTTAA